Proteins encoded in a region of the Streptomyces sp. NBC_01471 genome:
- a CDS encoding PadR family transcriptional regulator — translation MQEPTLLILTALADRPRHGYGLAQEVLTISQGRVRLRTGTLYGSLERLQEEGLIEVFSEERVEGRLRRTYTLTRAGRDTLTVEVRRITATAREATRRLKQATVEPTGAPA, via the coding sequence ATGCAGGAACCGACCCTGCTCATCCTCACGGCTCTGGCCGACAGACCCCGGCATGGCTACGGACTGGCTCAGGAGGTGCTGACGATTTCTCAGGGCCGCGTGCGGCTACGTACCGGGACGCTCTACGGGTCCCTCGAACGCCTTCAGGAGGAAGGCCTGATTGAGGTCTTCTCGGAGGAGCGGGTCGAGGGGCGGCTCCGGCGCACGTACACCCTCACCCGCGCCGGACGAGACACCCTCACCGTGGAAGTCCGGCGCATCACTGCCACCGCTCGCGAGGCCACCCGACGCCTCAAGCAAGCCACCGTCGAGCCGACCGGAGCCCCCGCATGA
- the epsC gene encoding serine O-acetyltransferase EpsC → MGLLRTLREDLDVVVARDPSIRNRREGLLHAALPALWAHRVAHRLHRRGRRLPARLVAALARRATSVEIHPGARIGRRVFIDHGAAVVIGETAAVGADSTLYHQVTLGAVGWWSDVLRPEGERRHPVVGRHVVLGTGATVLGPVTVGDHAVIGAQALVHRDVPAGARVLAPTAVVHTAGGARRPLTESLAVTASAGSW, encoded by the coding sequence CTGGGACTCCTGCGCACGCTGCGGGAGGACCTCGACGTGGTCGTCGCCCGTGACCCCTCGATCCGCAACCGGCGGGAAGGGCTGCTGCACGCGGCGCTGCCCGCGCTCTGGGCGCACCGGGTGGCGCACCGGCTGCACCGCCGCGGCCGGCGGCTGCCGGCCCGGCTCGTGGCGGCGTTGGCACGGCGTGCGACCTCGGTGGAGATCCACCCGGGGGCGCGGATCGGACGCCGGGTGTTCATCGACCACGGGGCGGCCGTCGTCATCGGCGAGACCGCAGCCGTCGGCGCCGACTCGACGCTCTACCACCAGGTGACGCTCGGGGCGGTCGGCTGGTGGAGCGATGTGCTCCGCCCCGAGGGCGAGCGCCGCCATCCGGTGGTGGGCCGGCACGTGGTGCTGGGCACCGGCGCCACCGTCCTCGGTCCTGTGACCGTCGGCGACCACGCCGTGATCGGTGCGCAGGCCCTCGTCCACCGGGACGTGCCCGCCGGGGCGCGGGTGCTGGCGCCGACGGCGGTGGTCCACACGGCGGGCGGCGCGAGGCGGCCCCTGACCGAGAGCCTCGCCGTGACCGCATCCGCCGGCTCCTGGTAG
- a CDS encoding RNA polymerase sigma factor, giving the protein MPAEHPIAPPARDPAGFAAFYEQHFDTVLGFVTRRVDNAHLAADLTADIFVAALEGAHTYDTRRGAPVAWLYGISRNVIHAHFHGSAREQQAVARISGRRLLDDQDVTAIEARIDAGRAARQLASAHAGLSEPLRQVLDLVVLDGLPIREAAQALGISSTTARVRLHRARKVLRTAGQSHAVTHDTLLEATQ; this is encoded by the coding sequence GTGCCAGCGGAGCATCCGATAGCACCACCCGCGCGGGACCCGGCCGGGTTCGCCGCGTTCTACGAGCAGCACTTCGACACTGTGCTCGGTTTCGTCACCAGGCGCGTCGACAACGCGCACCTCGCCGCCGACCTGACCGCGGACATCTTCGTGGCCGCCCTGGAGGGCGCGCACACCTACGACACCCGGCGCGGCGCACCCGTCGCCTGGCTCTACGGCATCTCCCGCAACGTCATCCACGCCCACTTCCACGGCAGCGCACGCGAGCAGCAGGCGGTCGCCCGGATCAGCGGGCGGCGGCTGCTGGACGACCAGGACGTCACCGCCATCGAAGCGCGGATCGACGCCGGCCGCGCCGCCCGGCAGCTCGCGTCCGCCCATGCCGGCCTCTCCGAACCGCTGCGCCAGGTGCTCGACCTGGTCGTCCTGGACGGGCTCCCGATCCGAGAGGCGGCACAGGCGCTGGGCATCAGCTCGACCACCGCCCGGGTACGGCTGCACCGCGCCCGCAAGGTCCTGCGCACCGCCGGCCAGTCCCATGCCGTCACCCACGACACCCTTCTGGAGGCCACCCAGTGA
- a CDS encoding peptide chain release factor 3 → MSGAAGEAARRRTFAVISHPDAGKSTITEALALHAHAITEAGAVHGKSGRRAVASDWMEMEKARGISVTSAVLQFDHRGHVLNLLDTPGHADFSEDTYRVLAAVDCAVMLIDAAKGLEEQTRKLFDVCRHRRIPVITFVNKWDRPGREALELLDEIERELRVRPTPVTWPVGEAGEMRGLIDARSPERMLRYTRAPGGAHQAEEEIISAEQAATEEGDRWEQATEELQLLQAEGAEFDPETFLGATSTPVFFGAAVSNIGVRLLLDAIVDLAPAPYAREMEGGGARPVDSPFSGLVFKVQANMDPSHRDRIAFLRVCSGVFERGATVTRAATGRPFATKYAHSIFGQDRSMVDTAYPGDVVGLGNAAALRVGDTLYDGPPAMFPPMPTFAPEHFAAVRPVDISRSKQFRRGIAQLDEEGVVQVLVSDRRGDQSPVLAAVGPMQFDVVTHRMAGEFSSPVRLEFLPYHLARSTDAAGGEALNSARLVQGEALTRVRDKEVLALFPDKWQANSFQRAFPDARLDHLLAAHD, encoded by the coding sequence GTGAGCGGGGCGGCGGGCGAGGCCGCCAGGCGGCGGACCTTCGCGGTCATCAGCCACCCGGACGCGGGCAAGTCGACGATCACCGAGGCCCTGGCCCTGCACGCGCACGCCATCACCGAGGCGGGCGCCGTGCACGGAAAGTCGGGGCGGCGCGCGGTCGCGTCCGACTGGATGGAGATGGAGAAGGCGCGCGGTATCTCCGTGACGTCGGCTGTGCTCCAGTTCGACCACCGCGGCCATGTGCTCAACCTCCTCGACACCCCCGGTCACGCGGACTTCTCCGAGGACACCTACCGGGTGCTCGCCGCGGTCGACTGCGCGGTGATGCTCATCGACGCGGCCAAGGGCCTGGAGGAGCAGACCCGCAAGCTCTTCGACGTCTGCCGGCACCGCCGTATCCCGGTGATCACCTTCGTCAACAAGTGGGACCGGCCGGGCCGGGAGGCCCTGGAACTGCTCGACGAGATCGAGCGCGAGCTGCGCGTCCGGCCCACACCGGTGACCTGGCCGGTCGGCGAGGCCGGTGAGATGCGCGGTCTGATCGACGCGCGCTCGCCCGAGCGGATGCTGCGCTACACCCGCGCGCCCGGCGGCGCCCACCAGGCCGAGGAGGAGATCATCTCGGCCGAGCAGGCCGCCACCGAGGAGGGCGACCGCTGGGAGCAGGCCACCGAGGAGCTCCAGCTGCTCCAGGCCGAGGGCGCCGAATTCGACCCGGAGACGTTCCTCGGCGCCACGTCGACGCCGGTCTTCTTCGGTGCGGCGGTCTCCAACATCGGTGTACGGCTGCTGCTCGACGCGATCGTGGATCTCGCCCCGGCACCGTACGCCCGCGAGATGGAGGGCGGCGGCGCCCGCCCGGTCGACTCGCCCTTCTCCGGTCTCGTCTTCAAGGTGCAGGCGAACATGGACCCCTCGCACCGGGACCGCATCGCGTTCCTGCGGGTGTGCTCGGGGGTCTTCGAGCGGGGGGCGACCGTCACCCGGGCCGCGACCGGGCGGCCGTTCGCCACCAAGTACGCGCACAGCATCTTCGGCCAGGACCGCTCGATGGTCGACACCGCCTACCCCGGCGACGTCGTCGGCCTGGGCAACGCGGCGGCGCTCCGGGTGGGCGACACGCTGTACGACGGACCGCCCGCCATGTTCCCGCCGATGCCGACCTTCGCGCCCGAGCACTTCGCCGCCGTACGCCCGGTCGACATCAGCCGCTCCAAGCAGTTCCGGCGCGGGATCGCCCAGCTCGACGAGGAGGGCGTGGTCCAGGTGCTGGTCTCGGACCGGCGCGGGGACCAGTCGCCGGTGCTCGCGGCGGTGGGGCCGATGCAGTTCGACGTGGTGACGCACCGGATGGCGGGCGAGTTCTCCTCGCCGGTCCGTCTTGAGTTCCTGCCGTACCACCTGGCCAGGTCGACGGACGCGGCGGGCGGCGAGGCGCTGAACAGCGCGCGGCTGGTCCAGGGCGAGGCGCTGACCCGGGTCCGCGACAAGGAGGTGCTGGCGCTCTTCCCTGACAAGTGGCAGGCCAACTCCTTCCAGCGGGCGTTCCCGGACGCCCGCCTCGACCACCTGCTGGCCGCGCACGACTAG
- a CDS encoding MFS transporter — translation MNFRQLHPNIKLRMGVGFVQRMLAVMLVPLMVIHLAALYGAAAAGVLTLVVAAAGIGSNFVGGHLADIVGRKPLLVAGEAGAAVSFAALALANSPWWQSGVATFVFYLVNTCLSGAATPAADAMMVDVSTPESRPLVYTINYWSINMAFTVGALVGGFLYGGHFALLLTGGAALSIGTAFVTWRWLAETAPSLDPALVGTPDAVERPAGGIMPMLRGYLSVARDHVFFRLLVAAVLTRSIEVQISYYIAVRLSAHFPRQTLTGLGAWTPQLDGVAMLGVLRAVNTVLVVALALFANSLFRKLSDRARLYFGIAVFTAGYMVWAVSDSGWVLIAAAVVLTIGEVVNVPVKQAILADLVDPAARSKYMAAYGLNARIGLLVGSLFVTLGALVPPLGISLLYGVFGAAAIVLYRSLLRLRENRAVAPVKATVAATPQPKGATS, via the coding sequence GTGAACTTCCGTCAGCTCCACCCCAACATCAAGCTGCGGATGGGCGTCGGCTTCGTCCAGCGCATGCTGGCGGTCATGCTGGTGCCGCTCATGGTCATCCACCTGGCGGCGCTGTACGGAGCGGCCGCCGCCGGTGTGCTCACCCTGGTGGTGGCCGCCGCCGGTATCGGCAGCAACTTCGTCGGCGGCCACCTCGCCGACATCGTCGGGCGCAAGCCGCTGCTCGTCGCGGGTGAGGCGGGCGCCGCGGTGTCCTTCGCCGCACTGGCGCTCGCCAACTCGCCCTGGTGGCAGTCGGGTGTGGCGACGTTCGTGTTCTACCTGGTCAACACCTGTCTGTCGGGGGCGGCCACGCCCGCGGCCGACGCGATGATGGTGGACGTCTCCACACCGGAGAGCCGCCCGCTCGTCTACACGATCAACTACTGGTCGATCAACATGGCGTTCACCGTCGGCGCGCTCGTCGGCGGCTTCCTCTACGGCGGTCACTTCGCGCTGCTGCTGACCGGCGGCGCCGCGCTCTCCATCGGCACCGCGTTCGTCACCTGGCGGTGGCTGGCGGAGACCGCCCCCTCGCTGGACCCCGCGCTCGTGGGCACGCCGGATGCCGTGGAGCGGCCCGCGGGCGGCATCATGCCGATGCTGCGGGGCTACCTGTCGGTGGCGCGCGACCACGTCTTCTTCCGGCTCCTGGTCGCCGCGGTCCTCACCCGCTCCATCGAGGTGCAGATCAGCTACTACATCGCGGTGCGGCTCTCCGCCCACTTCCCCCGGCAGACCCTCACCGGCCTCGGCGCATGGACGCCGCAGCTGGACGGGGTGGCGATGCTGGGCGTGCTGCGGGCCGTCAACACCGTGCTGGTGGTGGCGCTCGCGCTGTTCGCCAACTCCCTCTTCCGGAAGCTGTCCGACCGCGCCCGGCTCTACTTCGGCATCGCGGTCTTCACCGCGGGCTACATGGTGTGGGCGGTGAGCGACTCCGGGTGGGTGCTGATCGCCGCGGCGGTGGTCCTCACCATCGGCGAGGTCGTCAACGTACCGGTCAAGCAGGCCATCCTGGCGGACCTGGTGGACCCGGCGGCGCGCAGCAAGTACATGGCGGCCTACGGCCTCAACGCCCGGATCGGCCTGCTGGTCGGGTCGCTCTTCGTCACGCTCGGCGCACTCGTCCCGCCGCTCGGCATCAGCCTGCTGTACGGGGTGTTCGGGGCCGCCGCGATCGTGCTGTACCGCTCGCTGCTGCGGCTGCGTGAGAACCGGGCCGTCGCACCCGTGAAGGCCACCGTGGCAGCGACACCCCAGCCGAAGGGAGCGACCTCATGA
- a CDS encoding ATP-grasp domain-containing protein has protein sequence MTQPRNADRLLMVMPYHQLVRKAVDAGFRVWSVWDPSLRDAGYLREVARHSEELLFVDFSDEQALCALVEETALAHGVGHILHLGSESSMVPVVRVAERLGLSPNRAESVRLLNDKAATRELLNRNGVSPVRVAEAARCSEVYEAARSIGFPCVVKPARSAGSRGVALLHSPADLVGWSDRIEAAGLTGPFVVEEYLRGPEYSVETLTVEGQHHVVGITAKETSGPPCFVERGHLHPAPLPGADTAAVRATVTSLLDLADYEFGPAHTEVILTADGPRVVESQARLGGDRIPLLVDVAGGFDLEAVIFRALAGEEVPRIVPGRYAAVGFFEFTAGILTSVTGLDEARALPWVHALTFRFRPDDVLPPTTDSASRHGHVVVDASSPEEAAARIAVVRNTIRAEVRRAGAPLPTATPEEALR, from the coding sequence ATGACGCAACCACGCAACGCGGACCGGCTGTTGATGGTCATGCCGTACCACCAGCTCGTCCGCAAGGCCGTCGACGCCGGATTCCGGGTCTGGTCGGTCTGGGACCCCTCGCTGCGCGACGCCGGTTATCTGCGGGAAGTCGCCCGGCACTCGGAGGAGTTGCTGTTCGTGGACTTCTCGGACGAGCAGGCGCTGTGCGCCCTCGTCGAGGAGACCGCCCTCGCCCACGGGGTGGGACACATCCTGCACCTGGGCAGCGAGAGCAGCATGGTGCCGGTGGTGCGGGTCGCGGAGCGGCTCGGGCTCTCGCCCAACCGCGCCGAGTCGGTGCGGCTGCTCAATGACAAGGCCGCCACCCGGGAACTCCTCAACCGCAACGGGGTCTCCCCGGTGCGGGTGGCCGAGGCCGCCCGATGTTCCGAGGTGTACGAAGCCGCGCGGAGCATCGGCTTCCCGTGCGTCGTCAAGCCGGCCAGGTCGGCCGGCAGCCGGGGCGTCGCGCTGCTGCACTCCCCGGCCGACCTCGTCGGCTGGTCGGACCGGATCGAGGCCGCGGGCCTGACCGGGCCGTTCGTGGTCGAGGAGTATCTGCGGGGCCCCGAGTACAGCGTGGAGACGCTCACCGTCGAAGGCCAGCACCACGTCGTGGGCATCACGGCGAAGGAGACCAGCGGCCCGCCCTGTTTCGTGGAGCGCGGCCACCTCCACCCGGCGCCGCTGCCCGGCGCGGACACCGCCGCCGTACGCGCCACCGTCACCTCGCTGCTCGACCTCGCCGACTACGAGTTCGGCCCCGCGCACACCGAGGTGATCCTCACCGCCGACGGCCCCCGGGTGGTCGAGTCGCAGGCACGGCTCGGCGGGGACCGCATCCCGCTCCTCGTGGACGTGGCCGGCGGCTTCGACCTGGAGGCGGTCATCTTCCGGGCGCTGGCGGGCGAGGAGGTGCCGCGGATCGTGCCCGGCCGGTACGCGGCGGTCGGGTTCTTCGAGTTCACCGCCGGGATCCTCACCTCCGTGACAGGTCTGGACGAGGCGCGGGCGCTGCCCTGGGTCCACGCCCTCACCTTCCGGTTCCGGCCGGACGACGTGCTGCCGCCCACCACGGACTCCGCGAGCCGCCACGGCCATGTGGTCGTCGACGCGTCGTCGCCGGAGGAGGCCGCCGCGCGGATCGCCGTCGTACGGAACACCATCCGGGCCGAGGTCCGGCGCGCCGGCGCCCCCCTGCCCACCGCAACCCCCGAGGAAGCCCTGCGATGA
- a CDS encoding 4-oxalocrotonate tautomerase family protein, producing MPVITVDWWQGNDRARRAQLVKEVTDTVSRVAGCPASAVTVLVRDVERGYWGMGGELADAGDARPSEDAQLSGDPRPSGGEPPRGGVS from the coding sequence ATGCCGGTGATCACAGTGGACTGGTGGCAGGGCAACGACCGGGCGCGGCGGGCGCAACTCGTCAAGGAAGTGACCGACACCGTCAGCCGCGTCGCGGGCTGCCCCGCGTCGGCGGTGACCGTCCTGGTGCGGGACGTGGAACGCGGCTACTGGGGCATGGGCGGTGAACTGGCCGACGCGGGCGACGCCCGGCCGTCCGAAGACGCCCAGCTGTCAGGGGACCCGCGGCCGTCCGGCGGGGAACCGCCGAGGGGCGGGGTGTCGTGA
- a CDS encoding ATP-grasp domain-containing protein produces the protein MTAKTLLLVGGTDRHLDRAKELGVRVVMFQHPDKLTTRQTALADALLMVDYTDWETVRPLAGAAHQVWGFDAVVSLTEGGLAVAARLREELGFPGTPHLATVRLRDKGRMRARLREAGSRLTVECEPVTDRASLTAFGELAGYPFIVKPTDTTAGFGLIRVADAADADRAWDRIEELRGGRTDRGSTLYTVTAFLMEAYIDGPEFSVEAFSFAGSHVVVAVTEKLVDEAHFAELGHAVPARLTGADRASVTAAVTEFLTVMGVTDGPSHTEVRLSGRGPVVIEGHNRVGGGQIGELVREAYGLDLTSYGVAWPLGLVPELLGAPVASAAACTRFLLRDPGRVVAVGGVAEVAAHPGVLSVEVSVQAGDTVRPVRDNWDRLGHVAVRAADTGAAVELCERLAGSRIRIEVAGDRALTGVTA, from the coding sequence ATGACTGCGAAGACCCTGCTGCTGGTCGGCGGTACGGACCGCCACCTGGACCGTGCGAAGGAACTGGGCGTGCGCGTGGTCATGTTCCAGCACCCCGACAAGCTCACCACCCGGCAGACGGCGCTGGCCGACGCCCTGCTGATGGTCGACTACACCGACTGGGAGACCGTGCGGCCGCTGGCGGGTGCGGCGCACCAGGTGTGGGGGTTCGACGCGGTGGTCTCCCTCACCGAGGGCGGTCTCGCCGTCGCGGCGCGGCTGCGCGAGGAGCTCGGCTTCCCCGGCACCCCGCACCTGGCGACGGTCCGGCTGCGGGACAAGGGCCGGATGCGTGCCCGGCTGCGCGAGGCCGGTTCCCGGCTGACGGTGGAGTGCGAGCCGGTCACCGACCGGGCCTCGCTCACCGCGTTCGGCGAGCTGGCCGGCTACCCGTTCATCGTCAAGCCGACCGACACCACGGCCGGGTTCGGGCTGATCAGGGTGGCCGACGCGGCCGACGCCGACCGCGCCTGGGACCGTATCGAGGAGCTCAGGGGCGGCCGGACCGACCGCGGTTCGACGCTGTACACCGTCACCGCGTTCCTGATGGAGGCGTACATCGACGGGCCCGAGTTCAGCGTGGAGGCCTTCAGCTTCGCCGGCTCGCACGTCGTGGTCGCCGTCACCGAGAAGCTCGTCGACGAGGCCCACTTCGCCGAGCTGGGGCACGCGGTACCGGCCCGCCTCACCGGGGCCGACCGGGCGTCGGTCACCGCGGCTGTGACGGAGTTCCTCACCGTGATGGGCGTGACGGACGGCCCGAGCCACACCGAGGTCCGGCTCTCCGGCCGCGGCCCCGTCGTCATCGAGGGCCACAACCGGGTCGGCGGCGGCCAGATCGGTGAACTGGTGCGCGAGGCCTACGGGTTGGACCTCACCTCGTACGGGGTGGCCTGGCCGCTCGGTCTGGTGCCGGAGCTGCTCGGCGCGCCCGTCGCCTCGGCCGCCGCCTGCACGCGGTTCCTGCTGCGGGACCCGGGGCGGGTGGTGGCGGTCGGCGGGGTGGCCGAGGTCGCGGCCCACCCGGGGGTGCTGTCGGTGGAGGTGTCGGTCCAGGCGGGCGACACGGTCCGCCCGGTGCGCGACAACTGGGACCGGCTCGGGCACGTCGCGGTACGCGCGGCGGACACCGGAGCGGCGGTCGAGCTGTGCGAGCGCCTCGCGGGCAGCCGGATCCGGATCGAGGTCGCGGGCGACCGCGCCCTGACGGGGGTGACGGCATGA
- a CDS encoding spermidine synthase has product MSARFQEIDWQPTPMGEISLWRRRDPASGDDVYEVKLGDEFLMSSLFTFGETELTRLGLAGLPDTPLDVAVGGLGLGYTARAALDDPRVATLMVVDALGEVIDWHRRGLVPLGSGLASDDRCRLVRGDFFALAADPGGLDPEAPGRRFDAILLDVDHSPRHVLHPSHAALYRPAGLRALAGLLRPGGAFALWSNDPPDAEFSAVLAEAFAHTEAHVVTFDNPLQGGTSTNTVYVGRRGAED; this is encoded by the coding sequence ATGAGTGCTCGTTTCCAGGAAATCGACTGGCAGCCCACGCCGATGGGCGAGATCAGTCTGTGGCGCAGGCGGGACCCGGCCTCGGGTGACGACGTGTACGAGGTGAAGCTCGGGGACGAGTTCCTGATGTCGAGCCTCTTCACCTTCGGTGAGACCGAGCTCACCCGGCTCGGCCTGGCGGGGCTGCCGGACACCCCGCTGGACGTCGCCGTGGGCGGTCTCGGCCTCGGATACACCGCGCGGGCCGCGCTGGACGATCCGCGGGTGGCCACGCTGATGGTGGTCGACGCCCTGGGCGAGGTCATCGACTGGCACCGGCGCGGTCTGGTCCCGCTGGGTTCCGGGCTCGCATCGGACGACCGCTGCCGACTGGTCCGGGGCGACTTCTTCGCGCTGGCCGCCGACCCCGGCGGCCTGGATCCCGAGGCGCCGGGCCGCCGCTTCGACGCCATCCTGCTGGACGTGGACCACTCACCGCGCCATGTGCTGCACCCGAGCCACGCGGCGCTCTACCGCCCGGCGGGACTGCGCGCCCTCGCCGGTCTGCTGCGTCCCGGCGGGGCCTTCGCCCTGTGGTCGAACGATCCGCCGGACGCCGAGTTCAGCGCCGTACTCGCGGAGGCGTTCGCCCATACGGAGGCGCACGTGGTCACCTTCGACAACCCCCTCCAGGGCGGAACGTCGACCAACACGGTCTATGTGGGCCGCAGGGGTGCGGAGGACTAG
- a CDS encoding NADPH-dependent FMN reductase: MDTPLKIVLVSGSTRRESANTALLATVGRLITERAGAVDIRRLAVGELPHYERELELSGASEPVLAAHEMVASADALVISTPAYNGEMPGALKNALDWLSRPQGGAGQDALRGRLTAVLSASPGARGAAGAQVTLKAVLGRCGARVVEHPQVAVGDAPALRGADGLVADPDVVAALAGLTDALLAAVGPRESVPV; the protein is encoded by the coding sequence GTGGACACCCCCCTGAAGATCGTTCTTGTTTCCGGTAGTACGCGCCGGGAGTCGGCCAACACCGCACTCCTGGCCACCGTCGGGCGGCTGATCACCGAGCGGGCCGGGGCCGTCGACATCCGCCGGCTCGCCGTCGGGGAGCTGCCGCACTACGAGCGGGAGCTCGAACTCTCCGGAGCCAGCGAACCCGTCCTGGCCGCACACGAGATGGTCGCTTCGGCCGACGCGCTGGTCATCAGCACGCCCGCGTACAACGGCGAGATGCCGGGAGCGTTGAAGAACGCCCTGGACTGGTTGTCGCGTCCGCAGGGCGGCGCCGGGCAGGACGCGCTGCGCGGCCGGCTCACCGCTGTTCTCAGCGCCTCCCCGGGCGCCAGGGGAGCAGCCGGCGCGCAGGTCACCCTCAAGGCGGTGCTGGGGCGTTGCGGGGCGCGCGTGGTGGAGCATCCGCAGGTCGCGGTCGGTGACGCGCCGGCCCTGCGGGGGGCCGACGGTCTGGTCGCCGACCCCGATGTGGTGGCCGCCCTCGCAGGCCTGACGGACGCCCTGCTGGCGGCGGTCGGGCCCCGCGAGTCGGTGCCGGTGTGA
- a CDS encoding cysteine synthase family protein: MADSIEDLVGGTPLIRLRIEGAAPGATVLAKLESANPLSSSKDRAALSMLRHAEARGDITAGGTVVEATSGNTGISLAAFSASRGYRCVIVLPDSATAERVALLKALGAEVVQTPQADGYPGAIEKAEELHAATPGSWFPCQHENPDNVAAHYETTGPEIWADTAGRVDVLVCGVGTGGTLTGIATYLKEQAPSVHVVAVEPENSPVLSRGTAGQHRIPGLNGGFVAPTTDVSLIDQVMTVGDEEALDAARGLARSQGIFAGVSAGAVAHACAQLVAKPEYAGKTVVTVFPDTGERYLSLWGAS, translated from the coding sequence ATCGCGGACAGCATCGAGGACCTGGTCGGCGGTACGCCGCTGATCCGCCTGAGGATCGAGGGAGCCGCGCCGGGCGCCACCGTCCTGGCCAAGCTGGAGTCGGCCAACCCGCTGTCCAGCAGCAAGGACCGGGCGGCTCTTTCGATGCTGCGGCACGCCGAAGCCCGCGGTGACATCACCGCGGGCGGCACCGTCGTCGAGGCGACGAGCGGCAACACCGGCATCTCGCTCGCGGCGTTCTCGGCGAGCCGCGGCTACCGCTGCGTCATCGTGCTGCCCGACAGCGCCACCGCCGAGCGGGTGGCGCTGCTGAAGGCGCTCGGCGCCGAGGTGGTGCAGACGCCACAGGCCGACGGGTACCCGGGGGCGATCGAGAAGGCGGAGGAGCTGCACGCGGCGACGCCCGGTTCGTGGTTCCCGTGCCAGCACGAGAACCCGGACAACGTCGCCGCCCACTACGAGACCACCGGGCCCGAGATCTGGGCCGACACCGCAGGCCGGGTGGACGTGCTGGTGTGCGGGGTCGGCACCGGCGGCACGCTCACCGGAATCGCCACGTACCTGAAGGAGCAGGCCCCTTCGGTGCACGTCGTGGCCGTCGAGCCGGAGAACTCCCCGGTCCTCTCGCGCGGCACCGCGGGCCAGCACCGCATCCCGGGTCTCAACGGCGGATTCGTCGCGCCCACCACGGACGTCTCGCTCATCGACCAGGTGATGACCGTCGGCGACGAGGAGGCGCTGGACGCCGCCCGTGGACTCGCCCGCAGCCAGGGCATCTTCGCGGGGGTCTCCGCCGGCGCGGTGGCCCACGCCTGCGCACAGCTCGTCGCCAAGCCCGAGTACGCGGGGAAGACGGTGGTCACCGTCTTCCCCGACACCGGGGAGCGCTATCTGAGCCTGTGGGGCGCCTCCTGA
- a CDS encoding SDR family oxidoreductase, translated as MADHRFTTHAELFDLRGKRALVTGGTRGIGMMIARGLLQAGVRVVISSRNAEACAQAQEQLSTFGEVRAIPADLSRHDECRRLSDLVTAGSEPLDILVNNAGAIWDEPLATFPDAAWDTVVDLNLKAPFWLVQALLPALRGAGTADDPARIINIGSIAAIHIPQRPNYSYSSSKAALHQLTRVLAKELGPQHVTVNAVAPGPFPSTMMAATLDEFGEAIAAAAPLGRIGRDDDMAGVAVFLASRAGAYLTGAVIPVDGGIATTA; from the coding sequence GTGGCAGACCACCGATTCACAACGCATGCAGAACTTTTCGATCTGCGTGGAAAGCGCGCGCTCGTCACCGGTGGCACCCGAGGCATCGGAATGATGATCGCGCGCGGCCTTCTCCAGGCGGGCGTCCGCGTGGTCATCAGCTCACGCAACGCAGAAGCGTGCGCTCAGGCGCAGGAACAGCTGTCCACATTTGGTGAGGTGCGAGCCATCCCCGCCGACCTGTCCCGCCACGACGAGTGCCGGCGACTGTCCGACCTCGTCACCGCCGGCTCGGAGCCTCTCGACATCCTCGTCAACAACGCGGGCGCCATATGGGACGAGCCGCTGGCGACGTTCCCGGACGCGGCCTGGGACACGGTCGTCGACCTCAACCTGAAGGCGCCGTTCTGGCTGGTCCAGGCGCTGCTGCCCGCACTTCGCGGGGCGGGCACCGCCGACGATCCCGCACGGATCATCAACATCGGCAGCATCGCCGCCATCCACATCCCCCAGCGGCCCAACTACTCGTACTCCAGCAGCAAGGCCGCACTGCATCAACTCACCAGAGTGCTCGCCAAGGAACTGGGACCGCAGCACGTCACCGTGAACGCCGTGGCGCCGGGACCGTTCCCGTCGACGATGATGGCCGCAACCCTCGATGAGTTCGGCGAGGCGATCGCGGCGGCGGCCCCACTGGGCCGGATCGGCCGCGACGACGACATGGCGGGTGTCGCCGTGTTCCTCGCCAGCCGGGCAGGCGCATACCTGACAGGCGCCGTGATCCCCGTCGACGGCGGCATCGCCACAACCGCGTAG
- a CDS encoding transposase, with protein MTNGQWARLEPLLPRGIKSGRPPVWTRRQLMDGIRWRTRTGAPRRDVPERHGPWDRVHDLFRAVATRYGGLAGRYGTTVLVAVLNERL; from the coding sequence CTGACGAACGGCCAGTGGGCCCGACTTGAGCCGCTGTTGCCGCGGGGCATCAAGTCGGGCCGTCCGCCGGTGTGGACGCGGCGGCAGCTGATGGACGGCATACGGTGGCGGACCCGGACGGGTGCTCCCCGGCGTGACGTGCCGGAACGCCACGGGCCGTGGGACCGGGTCCATGACCTGTTCCGGGCTGTAGCCACGAGGTATGGCGGGCTCGCGGGCCGCTACGGGACGACCGTGCTGGTCGCAGTCCTCAACGAGCGGCTGTGA